A single Pseudomonas brassicacearum DNA region contains:
- a CDS encoding GspH/FimT family pseudopilin: protein MYQQGFSLIELLMGLAIAAIVLPWAGASYKELIESIEREDTAQLLISGLRLARSEAITRNRRVLIQGIDNDWGQGWRIMLDNKEKTLLMERTASARVIGNQPMRRRVRFGNQGEALHPSGAFLAGRLHVCAKRGPVSHHQVILAPSGRVRLESVEAEQALCEKGLKARSARAALSASRT from the coding sequence ATGTATCAACAAGGCTTCAGCCTGATCGAACTGCTCATGGGACTGGCGATCGCCGCAATTGTTCTGCCGTGGGCCGGCGCGAGCTACAAAGAGCTGATCGAATCCATCGAACGCGAGGACACCGCGCAATTGCTGATCAGCGGGTTGCGCCTTGCCCGCAGCGAAGCCATCACACGTAATCGCCGCGTATTGATACAAGGGATAGACAATGATTGGGGCCAGGGTTGGCGGATCATGCTGGACAACAAGGAGAAAACCTTGCTGATGGAACGCACCGCAAGCGCCCGTGTGATCGGCAACCAGCCGATGAGACGCAGGGTGAGGTTCGGCAACCAGGGGGAAGCACTGCACCCCAGCGGCGCATTCCTGGCCGGCAGGCTGCATGTCTGCGCCAAACGCGGGCCGGTCAGCCACCATCAAGTGATACTGGCGCCCTCCGGCCGCGTCCGCCTGGAAAGCGTCGAGGCCGAGCAGGCGCTGTGCGAGAAAGGACTTAAAGCAAGGAGCGCACGCGCAGCTCTTTCGGCATCGAGAACGTGA
- the pilV gene encoding type IV pilus modification protein PilV produces MTGCSKRAQAGMTLIEVLVAVLILGVGLLGAAMIQLNALKYTDSSRMTSQASFIAYDLLDRIRANSGADYTITPPSSPNLNVARDQDLYDFKTNIIAFGGATATGTIALNQRVYTITIAWDDARAANTTDATEARRSFVLTSRVAVDPVGTTP; encoded by the coding sequence ATGACGGGTTGCAGTAAAAGGGCGCAGGCCGGCATGACGTTGATCGAGGTGCTGGTGGCGGTGCTGATTCTCGGCGTCGGTTTGCTGGGGGCGGCGATGATCCAGCTCAATGCGCTCAAGTACACCGACAGTTCGCGCATGACCAGCCAGGCCAGTTTCATTGCCTACGACCTGCTGGACCGCATTCGAGCCAACTCCGGCGCCGACTACACCATCACACCGCCCAGCTCGCCGAACCTCAACGTGGCCCGGGACCAGGACCTCTACGATTTCAAGACCAATATCATTGCCTTCGGCGGCGCCACGGCCACTGGCACCATTGCGCTGAACCAGCGGGTCTACACCATCACCATTGCCTGGGACGACGCCCGGGCCGCCAACACCACCGACGCGACCGAGGCGCGGCGCAGCTTCGTGCTGACCAGCCGCGTCGCGGTCGACCCGGTGGGGACAACACCATGA
- the ileS gene encoding isoleucine--tRNA ligase has product MTDYKATLNLPDTAFPMKAGLPQREPQILQRWDSIGLYGKLREIGKDRPKFVLHDGPPYANGTIHIGHALNKILKDMIIRSKTLSGFDAPYVPGWDCHGLPIEHKVEVTHGKNLGADKTRELCRAYATEQIEGQKSEFIRLGVLGDFANPYKTMDFKNEAGEIRALAKIVEGGFVFKGLKPVNWCFDCGSALAEAEVEYENKKSSTIDVAFPIADEDKLAAAFGLGKLAKPASIVIWTTTPWTIPANQALNVHPEFNYALVDVGDKLLVLAEELVESCLARYNLEGSVVATAPGSALELINFRHPFYDRLSPVYLADYVELGAGTGVVHSAPAYGVDDFVTCKKYGMVNDDILNPVQSNGVYAPSLEFFGGQFIWKANPAIVDKLTEVGALLHTTVIEHSYMHCWRHKTPLIYRATAQWFIGMDKQPASGDTLRQRSLKAIEETQFVPAWGQARLHSMIANRPDWCISRQRNWGVPIPFFLNKESGELHPRTVELMEIVAKRVEAEGIEAWFKMDAAELLGDEAPLYDKISDTLDVWFDSGTTHWHVLRGSHPMGHESGPRADLYLEGSDQHRGWFHSSLLTGCAIDNHAPYRELLTHGFTVDESGRKMSKSLGNVIAPQKVNDTLGADIMRLWVASTDYSGEMAVSEQILQRSADAYRRIRNTARFLLSNLTGFNPATDLLPAEEMLALDRWAVDRTLLLQRELQEHYGEYRFWNVYSKIHNFCVQELGGFYLDIIKDRQYTTGANSKARRSCQTALFHISEALVRWIAPILAFTADELWQYLPGERNESVMLNTWYEGLTELPQGFELDRAYWDRVMAVKAAVNKEMEIQRAAKAVGGNLQAEVTLYAEEALSADLAKLSNELRFVLITSTASVAPFVQAPADAVATEVSGLKLKIVKSNHTKCARCWHCREDVGVNPEHPQICGRCVDNISGTGEVRHYA; this is encoded by the coding sequence ATGACCGACTATAAAGCCACGCTAAACCTTCCGGACACCGCCTTCCCAATGAAGGCCGGCCTGCCTCAGCGCGAACCACAGATTCTGCAGCGTTGGGACAGCATTGGCCTGTACGGAAAGTTGCGCGAAATTGGCAAGGATCGTCCGAAGTTCGTCCTGCACGACGGCCCTCCGTACGCCAACGGCACGATCCACATCGGTCACGCGCTGAACAAGATTCTCAAGGACATGATCATCCGCTCCAAGACCCTGTCGGGTTTTGATGCGCCGTATGTCCCGGGTTGGGACTGCCATGGCCTGCCGATCGAGCACAAGGTCGAAGTGACCCACGGCAAGAACCTGGGCGCGGACAAGACCCGCGAGCTGTGCCGTGCCTACGCCACCGAGCAGATCGAAGGGCAGAAGTCCGAATTCATCCGCCTCGGCGTGCTGGGCGACTTCGCCAACCCGTACAAGACCATGGACTTCAAGAACGAAGCCGGCGAAATCCGTGCCCTGGCGAAAATCGTCGAGGGCGGCTTCGTGTTCAAGGGCCTCAAGCCGGTGAACTGGTGCTTCGATTGCGGTTCGGCCCTGGCCGAGGCGGAAGTCGAGTACGAGAACAAGAAGTCCTCGACCATCGACGTCGCGTTCCCGATCGCCGACGAAGACAAGCTCGCCGCGGCTTTCGGCCTTGGCAAGCTGGCCAAGCCGGCCTCGATCGTGATCTGGACCACCACCCCGTGGACCATCCCGGCCAACCAGGCGCTGAACGTCCATCCGGAATTCAACTACGCCCTGGTCGATGTCGGCGACAAGCTGCTGGTGCTGGCCGAAGAGTTGGTCGAATCCTGCCTGGCCCGCTACAACCTCGAAGGTTCGGTGGTCGCCACCGCGCCAGGTTCGGCGCTGGAGCTGATCAATTTCCGTCATCCGTTCTATGACCGCCTGTCGCCGGTGTACCTGGCCGACTACGTGGAATTGGGCGCAGGCACCGGCGTGGTTCACTCCGCGCCGGCCTATGGCGTCGACGACTTCGTGACCTGCAAGAAATACGGCATGGTCAACGACGACATCCTCAACCCGGTACAGAGCAATGGCGTGTACGCACCGTCGCTGGAGTTCTTTGGCGGCCAGTTCATCTGGAAAGCCAACCCGGCCATCGTCGACAAGCTGACCGAAGTCGGCGCGCTGCTGCACACCACCGTCATCGAACACAGCTACATGCACTGCTGGCGCCACAAGACCCCGCTGATCTACCGCGCCACCGCGCAGTGGTTCATCGGCATGGACAAGCAGCCGGCCAGCGGCGACACCCTGCGCCAGCGTTCGCTCAAGGCCATTGAAGAAACCCAGTTCGTACCGGCCTGGGGCCAGGCGCGCCTGCACTCGATGATCGCCAACCGCCCGGACTGGTGCATCTCCCGCCAGCGCAACTGGGGCGTGCCGATCCCGTTCTTCCTGAACAAGGAAAGCGGCGAGTTGCACCCGCGCACCGTCGAACTGATGGAAATCGTCGCCAAGCGCGTCGAAGCCGAAGGCATCGAAGCCTGGTTCAAGATGGATGCCGCCGAGCTGCTGGGTGACGAAGCGCCGCTGTACGACAAGATCAGCGACACCCTGGACGTCTGGTTCGACTCCGGCACCACCCATTGGCACGTGCTGCGCGGTTCGCACCCGATGGGCCACGAGAGCGGCCCGCGTGCCGACCTGTACCTGGAAGGCTCGGACCAGCACCGCGGCTGGTTCCACTCATCGCTGCTGACCGGTTGCGCTATCGACAACCACGCGCCGTACCGCGAGCTGTTGACCCACGGCTTCACGGTCGACGAGTCCGGTCGCAAGATGTCCAAGTCCCTGGGCAACGTGATCGCGCCGCAGAAGGTCAACGACACCCTGGGCGCCGACATCATGCGCCTGTGGGTGGCGTCCACCGACTATTCCGGCGAGATGGCCGTTTCCGAGCAGATCCTGCAGCGCAGCGCGGACGCCTACCGGCGGATCCGTAACACCGCGCGCTTCCTGCTTTCCAACCTGACCGGCTTCAACCCGGCCACCGACCTGCTGCCGGCCGAAGAAATGCTTGCGCTGGACCGTTGGGCCGTGGACCGTACCCTGTTGCTGCAACGTGAATTGCAGGAGCACTACGGCGAATACCGCTTCTGGAACGTCTACTCCAAGATCCACAACTTCTGTGTGCAGGAGCTCGGTGGTTTCTACCTCGACATCATCAAGGACCGCCAGTACACCACCGGCGCCAACAGCAAGGCCCGTCGTTCGTGCCAGACCGCGCTGTTCCACATCAGCGAGGCGCTGGTGCGCTGGATCGCACCGATCCTGGCGTTCACCGCCGACGAGCTGTGGCAGTACCTGCCGGGCGAGCGCAACGAATCGGTGATGCTCAACACCTGGTACGAAGGCCTGACCGAACTGCCGCAAGGCTTCGAGCTGGACCGTGCGTATTGGGATCGCGTGATGGCGGTCAAGGCGGCGGTCAACAAGGAGATGGAGATCCAGCGCGCGGCCAAGGCCGTCGGTGGCAACCTGCAGGCCGAAGTGACCCTCTACGCCGAAGAAGCCCTGAGTGCCGATCTGGCCAAGCTGAGCAACGAGCTGCGCTTCGTGCTGATCACCTCCACCGCCAGCGTCGCGCCTTTCGTGCAGGCGCCGGCCGATGCGGTAGCCACTGAAGTCAGCGGCCTGAAGCTGAAGATCGTCAAGTCGAACCACACCAAGTGCGCCCGTTGCTGGCACTGCCGTGAAGACGTCGGCGTGAACCCGGAGCATCCGCAAATCTGTGGTCGTTGCGTCGACAACATCAGCGGCACCGGTGAGGTTCGTCATTATGCCTAA
- the ispH gene encoding 4-hydroxy-3-methylbut-2-enyl diphosphate reductase, with protein MQIKLANPRGFCAGVDRAIEIVNRALEVFGPPIYVRHEVVHNKFVVEDLRSRGAIFVEELDQVPDDVIVIFSAHGVSQAVRTEAAGRGLKVFDATCPLVTKVHIEVARYSRDGRECILIGHEGHPEVEGTMGQYDASNGGAIYLVEDEEDVAALQVRNPESLAFVTQTTLSMDDTSRVIDALRSRFPAIGGPRKDDICYATQNRQDAVKQLANECDVVLVVGSPNSSNSNRLRELAERMSTPAYLIDGAEDMQRSWFDGVERIGITAGASAPEVLVRGVIQQLQAWGATGADELAGREENITFSMPKELRVRSLL; from the coding sequence ATGCAAATCAAACTCGCCAACCCCCGTGGCTTCTGCGCCGGTGTGGACCGGGCGATCGAAATCGTCAACCGCGCCCTGGAAGTCTTCGGGCCGCCGATCTACGTGCGCCACGAAGTGGTCCACAACAAATTCGTCGTCGAAGACCTGCGTAGCCGCGGGGCCATTTTCGTCGAGGAACTGGACCAGGTGCCGGACGACGTCATCGTGATCTTCAGCGCCCACGGGGTTTCCCAGGCAGTACGCACCGAAGCCGCCGGCCGTGGCCTTAAGGTTTTCGACGCGACGTGCCCATTGGTGACCAAGGTGCACATCGAAGTGGCGCGCTACAGTCGTGACGGTCGCGAATGCATCCTGATCGGTCATGAAGGCCATCCGGAAGTCGAAGGCACCATGGGTCAATACGATGCCAGCAACGGCGGTGCGATCTACCTGGTCGAAGACGAGGAGGACGTGGCGGCCTTGCAGGTCCGCAACCCTGAGAGCCTGGCTTTTGTTACCCAGACGACCTTGTCCATGGACGACACCAGCCGTGTGATCGACGCCCTGCGTTCGCGCTTTCCAGCTATCGGCGGCCCGCGCAAGGATGACATCTGCTACGCCACCCAGAACCGTCAGGATGCAGTCAAGCAACTGGCCAATGAATGCGATGTGGTGCTGGTTGTCGGCAGCCCGAACAGCTCCAACTCCAACCGCTTGCGTGAGCTGGCCGAGCGCATGTCCACCCCGGCCTACCTGATCGATGGTGCCGAGGACATGCAACGCAGCTGGTTCGACGGCGTCGAGCGCATCGGCATCACCGCCGGCGCTTCCGCGCCGGAAGTCCTGGTGCGCGGCGTGATCCAGCAATTGCAGGCCTGGGGCGCAACCGGTGCCGATGAACTGGCCGGTCGCGAGGAGAACATCACGTTCTCGATGCCGAAAGAGCTGCGCGTGCGCTCCTTGCTTTAA
- a CDS encoding PilX N-terminal domain-containing pilus assembly protein, translated as MGLKHRQRGMALLVSLVFLLLLTLIGLSSMQSATLQEKMTSSVMQRNQSFQIAEAALRIGESAVQVETYSLAVCTTTIQCAPPAESATVTAAGRSSSSGVLWVAAAGGFYGVQNIGTTLAAVNVPVNTSATLYRITAVAVVGNNQRSVVESIYAKY; from the coding sequence ATGGGTCTCAAGCATCGCCAGCGTGGCATGGCCCTGCTGGTCAGCCTGGTTTTCCTGTTGCTGCTGACGTTGATCGGCCTGTCGTCGATGCAGAGCGCCACCCTCCAGGAAAAAATGACCAGCAGCGTCATGCAGCGCAACCAGTCGTTCCAGATTGCCGAAGCGGCGTTGAGGATCGGTGAGAGTGCGGTGCAGGTCGAGACCTATTCGCTGGCGGTCTGTACCACCACGATTCAATGCGCGCCACCGGCCGAGTCGGCGACCGTCACGGCGGCGGGGCGCAGTTCGTCGTCGGGGGTGCTCTGGGTTGCCGCTGCCGGTGGGTTTTATGGCGTGCAGAACATCGGTACTACGCTTGCGGCAGTCAATGTGCCGGTCAATACCTCGGCGACGCTGTACCGGATCACGGCGGTGGCGGTGGTGGGCAATAACCAGCGCAGCGTGGTGGAGAGTATCTATGCGAAGTACTAG
- the lspA gene encoding signal peptidase II, giving the protein MPNAAGRFGRLGWLWLSVLVLVIDQASKYYFENSLTLYQQIVIIPDYFSWTLAYNTGAAFSFLADSSGWQRWLFALIAVVVSAVLVVWLKRLGRNETWLAVALALVLGGALGNLYDRIALGHVIDFILVHWQNRWYFPAFNFADSAISVGAVMLALDMFKSKKTGEAVHD; this is encoded by the coding sequence ATGCCTAACGCGGCGGGCCGCTTCGGGCGGCTGGGCTGGCTCTGGTTGAGTGTGCTGGTACTGGTCATCGACCAGGCCAGCAAGTACTACTTCGAGAACTCGCTGACCCTGTACCAGCAGATCGTGATCATTCCCGACTACTTCAGCTGGACCTTGGCCTACAACACCGGGGCGGCGTTCAGCTTCCTGGCCGACAGTTCGGGCTGGCAGCGCTGGCTCTTCGCCCTGATCGCCGTCGTGGTCAGCGCGGTGCTGGTGGTCTGGCTCAAGCGCCTGGGGCGCAATGAGACCTGGCTGGCCGTGGCGTTGGCCTTGGTGCTTGGTGGCGCCTTGGGCAACCTCTATGACCGTATCGCCCTGGGCCATGTCATCGATTTCATCCTGGTGCATTGGCAGAACCGCTGGTATTTCCCGGCGTTCAACTTTGCCGACAGCGCCATCAGCGTGGGCGCCGTGATGCTCGCCCTGGACATGTTCAAGAGCAAGAAAACCGGAGAAGCCGTCCATGACTGA
- a CDS encoding PilW family protein, whose protein sequence is MNRHSRGFGLIELMIALVLSLIVVLGVVQIFIAAKNTYVSQNAAAVIQEDARFALSKMVQEIRMVGMFGCLATIIDASTDNSFATSQTTPIRWDNANRRLTLVTADIGSGGGVPTWTVVSDCRTSATAYSNARAPAAGQLAFPIRRLVYSFNNNQLLLGSGTANPPTLSVLVDNVRAFDVTFGVAGSATDIAASSYTGNPADPALIRSVRLSLTLFDPRNTVREQTFNVVAALRNRLL, encoded by the coding sequence ATGAACCGGCACAGTCGCGGTTTCGGCCTGATCGAGTTGATGATCGCGCTGGTGCTCAGCCTGATCGTCGTGCTGGGTGTCGTGCAGATTTTCATTGCCGCCAAAAACACCTATGTCAGTCAGAATGCCGCCGCGGTGATTCAGGAGGACGCGCGGTTTGCCTTGAGCAAAATGGTCCAGGAAATTCGCATGGTGGGCATGTTCGGTTGCCTGGCGACCATCATCGATGCTTCAACGGATAACAGTTTCGCTACCAGCCAGACCACGCCGATCCGTTGGGATAACGCCAACCGGAGGTTGACCCTGGTCACCGCGGACATTGGAAGTGGCGGTGGCGTGCCGACCTGGACCGTCGTTTCCGATTGCCGTACCTCGGCGACGGCCTACTCGAACGCAAGGGCGCCAGCGGCGGGGCAGTTGGCCTTCCCGATCCGTCGACTGGTCTACAGCTTCAACAACAACCAATTGCTGCTGGGCAGCGGCACCGCCAATCCGCCTACCCTGTCGGTGCTGGTGGACAACGTGCGGGCGTTCGACGTGACGTTTGGCGTGGCCGGCAGCGCCACGGATATCGCAGCGTCGAGCTACACCGGCAACCCGGCAGACCCGGCACTGATCCGCAGTGTGCGCCTGAGCCTGACGCTCTTTGATCCAAGGAACACGGTGCGCGAGCAGACCTTCAATGTGGTTGCCGCCTTGCGCAACCGGCTTCTATGA
- a CDS encoding pilus assembly protein, whose product MRSTRGLLGSLWGALLSLYLAAPAYAFTPSDSPLLSAGAVTPNVMLLIDDSGSMNNIIWAAGFDPNVSWPTVYTCESTTNCNSIARLNMDDGNVLLASLSRGGCSKAGNWYGFYRSDLGEVCLRLPDPVGNGNTRYTAKYLSYLLSLSNGSNRDFTTGTIPNDYRINVARDVSNDLVANNRALRIGLATFNPPNYSNSGPGGYIARVVSDLSPVSGSVTQTQANSNYSALINAINGLGAVANTPLAESYYEVTRYFRGMAPYYNGTPSSYTSPIQYRCQKNFGVVITDGLPTYDRTFPTNDPLGLARLPNWDGVNNDGADLNGDGEGDTLYLDDIAKFAFDIDMRSTGTDATGQSWDSADFRRQYLNTYTVGFTASNPMLSDAARYGAGKYYQAADSEGLNSALASALSDITSKAGSGGAGATNAATLSSTSSYYQTTYDPKDWRGTIRAFGFTATGTVNKAAVQWTTDTAIVPGATAPIYQSWNTATNVPVTLAYGNFSPAQQTSLSQSLPTGITGNDLVGWSKGVNKTGLKVRNVLLGDIINSPLVLASPNEQTAADLLNDTSYSTYLTTKAANMNTSLVVNANDGFFSVINSANGTRRYAYMPSSVLPSLQSIADTTYVNGVSHKFLVDGQIGVFDTQSGSAWKTVALGGTGAGGKTFYAVQLFDATAGNVLRALWEISAPTIANTADAFNDLGYAYARPEVARLADGRWAAFISNGYGSNSGVAALYVVDIRDGALIRKIVINSSETGNGLSSVKLRVNSQNVVQAAYGGDLKGRMWKFDLSGTSPTAWGVAFSGQPLFTAPGGATQPITVQPLLADNPQGGTQVFFGTGKFNETADKLNKDLQGFYSIWDAAGGVGQITVSSLQAQSITGVFSGSTGQFVTTSQTDVAYPTKKGWYLPLVYNNALTGERVINPANLVLGRVVFTTAAVDTTDPCASFGTGKLIELDAFNGKMLNYAVLDTNGDGTLNSSDTISSGVVFTGGIPTLSAVVSASGATNMIVNDSSGNITELLEKSVGGSRRIMWRQIQ is encoded by the coding sequence ATGCGAAGTACTAGGGGGCTGCTGGGGTCGTTGTGGGGGGCGTTGCTCAGTCTTTACCTGGCGGCGCCGGCCTATGCGTTCACGCCTTCGGATTCGCCCTTGCTGAGTGCGGGCGCGGTCACGCCGAACGTGATGCTGCTGATCGATGATTCGGGGAGCATGAATAACATTATCTGGGCGGCGGGGTTTGATCCGAATGTGTCCTGGCCGACTGTCTATACATGTGAGTCCACTACTAACTGCAACAGCATTGCCAGACTGAATATGGACGATGGCAATGTTTTGCTGGCGAGCCTGTCCCGAGGCGGTTGCTCCAAGGCGGGCAACTGGTATGGCTTTTATCGAAGCGATCTGGGAGAAGTCTGCCTGAGACTCCCCGATCCGGTGGGTAACGGGAATACTCGCTATACAGCCAAATACCTGTCTTATTTGCTGTCCTTGTCCAATGGGTCGAACCGAGACTTCACCACTGGCACGATACCCAATGACTATCGAATCAACGTGGCCCGGGATGTTTCCAATGACCTGGTCGCCAATAACCGCGCCCTGCGTATTGGCCTCGCCACCTTCAATCCGCCTAATTACAGCAACTCCGGCCCAGGGGGCTACATTGCCCGCGTCGTCAGCGACCTGTCGCCGGTCAGCGGCAGCGTGACCCAGACCCAGGCCAACAGCAACTACAGTGCCCTGATCAACGCGATCAACGGCCTGGGCGCAGTCGCCAATACACCATTGGCCGAAAGTTACTATGAAGTCACCCGCTATTTCCGGGGCATGGCGCCTTACTACAATGGCACACCAAGCTCTTACACCAGCCCGATCCAGTACCGCTGCCAGAAAAACTTCGGGGTGGTCATCACCGACGGTTTACCCACCTATGACCGGACGTTTCCCACCAACGACCCACTGGGCTTGGCCCGTTTGCCGAACTGGGATGGCGTCAACAACGATGGTGCCGATCTCAATGGTGACGGCGAGGGCGACACGCTCTATCTGGATGACATCGCCAAGTTCGCCTTCGACATCGACATGCGTTCTACCGGTACCGATGCCACGGGCCAGAGCTGGGATTCCGCGGATTTCCGTCGACAGTACCTCAATACCTACACTGTGGGCTTTACCGCCAGCAACCCGATGTTGTCCGACGCCGCCCGCTACGGCGCAGGCAAGTATTACCAGGCGGCCGACAGCGAAGGCCTGAACTCAGCATTGGCCTCTGCCCTGAGCGACATCACCTCCAAGGCCGGGTCCGGGGGCGCGGGCGCGACCAACGCCGCCACATTATCCAGCACCTCCAGTTACTACCAGACCACCTACGACCCCAAGGACTGGCGCGGCACCATCCGGGCGTTCGGTTTCACCGCGACAGGTACGGTCAACAAGGCAGCGGTGCAGTGGACCACCGACACCGCCATCGTGCCCGGCGCCACGGCACCAATTTACCAATCCTGGAACACAGCGACCAACGTGCCCGTGACCCTGGCCTACGGCAACTTTTCGCCGGCCCAGCAAACCAGCCTCAGCCAGAGCCTGCCCACGGGGATCACCGGCAACGACCTGGTGGGGTGGAGCAAGGGTGTCAATAAGACCGGCTTGAAGGTGCGCAATGTATTGCTGGGCGACATCATCAATTCGCCGCTGGTACTGGCATCGCCCAATGAGCAGACCGCTGCGGATTTGCTCAACGACACCAGCTACAGCACGTACCTGACGACCAAGGCGGCGAACATGAATACCAGCCTGGTGGTGAACGCCAACGACGGTTTTTTCAGCGTCATCAACAGTGCAAACGGTACCCGGCGCTATGCCTATATGCCGTCGAGCGTGCTGCCATCGTTGCAGAGCATTGCCGACACCACCTACGTCAATGGCGTGAGCCACAAGTTTTTAGTGGACGGACAGATCGGTGTATTCGATACGCAATCGGGGAGTGCCTGGAAGACAGTGGCCCTGGGTGGCACCGGTGCCGGGGGCAAGACGTTCTACGCGGTTCAGCTGTTCGATGCGACGGCGGGCAATGTGTTGCGGGCGTTGTGGGAAATCAGCGCGCCGACCATTGCCAACACCGCCGACGCCTTCAATGACCTGGGCTACGCCTACGCCCGCCCCGAAGTCGCCCGCCTGGCGGACGGGCGCTGGGCGGCATTCATCTCCAACGGCTACGGTAGCAACAGCGGTGTCGCCGCACTGTACGTGGTGGATATCCGCGACGGCGCGTTGATCAGGAAAATCGTCATCAACAGCAGCGAGACCGGTAATGGCTTGTCGTCGGTCAAGTTGCGGGTCAACTCCCAGAACGTGGTACAGGCGGCGTACGGTGGCGACTTGAAAGGGCGGATGTGGAAGTTTGACCTCAGCGGCACTTCCCCGACCGCCTGGGGCGTGGCGTTTTCCGGGCAGCCGTTGTTCACCGCGCCCGGTGGCGCGACTCAGCCGATCACCGTTCAACCGCTGCTGGCGGACAACCCGCAGGGCGGTACCCAGGTGTTTTTCGGCACCGGCAAGTTCAATGAAACGGCGGATAAACTCAACAAGGACCTGCAAGGGTTCTACTCGATCTGGGATGCTGCCGGCGGTGTCGGGCAAATCACCGTGTCGAGCCTGCAGGCCCAGTCGATCACGGGTGTGTTCTCAGGCAGCACGGGGCAATTCGTGACCACCAGCCAGACCGACGTGGCTTATCCGACGAAAAAGGGTTGGTACCTGCCGTTGGTGTACAACAATGCGCTGACCGGGGAGCGGGTGATCAACCCGGCCAACCTGGTGCTTGGGCGCGTGGTCTTTACCACGGCTGCGGTGGACACCACCGACCCTTGCGCCAGCTTCGGTACTGGCAAACTGATCGAATTGGATGCGTTCAACGGTAAGATGCTCAACTATGCGGTGCTCGATACCAACGGTGACGGCACGCTCAACAGCTCCGACACGATCTCCAGCGGGGTGGTTTTCACGGGGGGTATCCCGACCTTGAGCGCCGTCGTCAGCGCCAGCGGGGCCACCAACATGATCGTCAACGACTCCAGCGGCAACATCACCGAGCTGTTGGAAAAATCCGTCGGTGGCAGCCGCCGCATCATGTGGCGGCAAATACAATGA
- a CDS encoding GspH/FimT family pseudopilin, whose product MDLRTKGFTLIEVLVALGVLLILITMAVPSFTGSLQSTKADTEIGDLRRALNFARMEAIDRGITTRIRPTAQGSVWSGELTVYDSTGTPANVLRVVPAMGSGATLTLTSEVSNIDFNNLGGLSAPATPVSFNYVRGAQSRTLSVCLNGRIVLGGSCG is encoded by the coding sequence ATGGATCTTCGTACAAAAGGTTTCACGCTGATCGAGGTGCTGGTGGCCCTTGGCGTGCTGCTGATCCTGATCACCATGGCGGTGCCGTCATTCACCGGCTCGCTGCAGAGCACCAAGGCCGATACCGAGATCGGCGACTTGCGCCGGGCGCTGAACTTTGCCCGTATGGAGGCAATCGACCGTGGTATCACCACGCGAATTCGCCCCACGGCCCAAGGCAGCGTCTGGAGCGGCGAACTGACGGTGTACGACAGTACTGGCACGCCGGCCAATGTATTGCGGGTTGTTCCAGCGATGGGCAGCGGCGCGACTCTGACGCTAACCTCAGAGGTGAGCAATATTGATTTCAACAACCTTGGCGGGTTGTCGGCACCGGCCACGCCGGTGAGTTTCAATTATGTACGCGGGGCGCAGAGCAGGACGCTGAGTGTTTGCCTCAATGGAAGAATCGTATTGGGTGGAAGTTGCGGATGA
- the fkpB gene encoding FKBP-type peptidyl-prolyl cis-trans isomerase, giving the protein MTEQRIAQNTEVKLHFALHLENGDTVDSTFDKAPAVFKVGDGNLLPGFEAAIFGFKAGDKRTVVVPPENAFGQPNPQNVQTMPRSQFQDMELSLGLLVIFNDAANTELPGVVKAFDDAQVTVDFNHPLAGKTLNFEVEILEVKAV; this is encoded by the coding sequence ATGACTGAGCAGCGTATCGCTCAAAACACCGAAGTGAAGCTTCACTTCGCCCTGCACCTGGAAAACGGTGACACCGTCGACAGCACCTTCGACAAGGCCCCGGCGGTGTTCAAGGTCGGTGACGGCAACCTGCTGCCAGGCTTCGAAGCGGCGATCTTCGGCTTCAAGGCCGGCGACAAGCGCACCGTGGTCGTACCGCCAGAAAACGCCTTTGGTCAGCCCAACCCGCAAAACGTGCAGACCATGCCACGCTCCCAGTTCCAGGACATGGAGCTGTCCCTGGGCTTGCTGGTGATCTTCAACGACGCGGCCAACACCGAGCTGCCGGGTGTGGTGAAGGCTTTCGACGACGCCCAGGTGACCGTGGACTTCAACCATCCGCTGGCGGGCAAGACCTTGAACTTCGAGGTGGAAATCCTTGAGGTCAAGGCGGTTTAA